The Chrysoperla carnea chromosome X, inChrCarn1.1, whole genome shotgun sequence genome includes a region encoding these proteins:
- the LOC123302827 gene encoding uncharacterized protein LOC123302827 yields MPRRKRGGDLASSAAKRRKKKESRRNETEEEHEARLQNQRTRMSNLRSTRSEERTANKSTEESRILKDNLTKEAFHYEPTKKYYNHKYVVIGKMNNVCQFCHAKKFSKETPGLCCMNGKIRLPPIEAPPQEFLHYMLGETLESKHFLQNIRSYNSCFQMTSFGATSTNTNRNEFEYVFSIQGQIYHKIGSLLPMSNEDHKFLQVYFIGNEEQEIDQRCTNFNGLRREIIQDVQRILHKYNQLIYIFKTTLDRMISDDYKIVIRADKRPRGEHERRFNAPQVDEVAIVVVDNENTSRDIIVHRRRKGLQRIAETHRSYDALQYPLIFLHGEDGYHFNIKQIHPETGIETNKKVTSKEFYAYRLMIRDNETYNHILNTRRLFQQFLVDMYAKIEAERMLYIRLNQKKLRTEEYIHLRDAIMNDGNIDDIGTMVILPSSYIGSPRHMHEYTQDAMTYVRKYGRPDLFITFTCNSSWPEIKEQLKYGQTSIDRHDIIARVFRQKQIRFIEVITKYHIFGTVISWMYTIEWQKRGLPHSHNLIWLHDKIYPTDIDKIIRAEFPDPQKDPELYNIVVKNMIHGPCGSLNFNAPCMSDGKCTKKYPKPYLDDTKTEDDGYPKYRRRSPKNGGFTAKIRIQGRDELEIDNQWVVPYNPLLSKMFQAHINVEYCNSVKSIKYICKYVNKGSDMAVFQIVQNSEQNNRNDEILMYQMGRYINSNEAAWRIFSFPIHEREPAVQHLAVHLENGQRVYFTKDSARKIASEPPQNTTLTAFFQLCQTDPFARKLLYVDVPIYYTWDKTRKIFQRRKQGMPEESHPEIIKTNAIGRVFTVHPNNAECFYLRMLLHEIRGPTSFTDLRTVNGYLCQTYREACQRLGLLENDNHWELTLQEATLTASAEQIRELFAIILTTCNPSNPKQLWDSFKRSMSDDILYQVQQANPELTIEFNDEIFNETLIRLEDKCLAINNQALVELGMPAPQRNAFSVLNYEIMKEKSYNIIELLEYIAHNKPLLNDNQKKVYDVIMSRINNNIGGIIYLDAPGGTGKTFLINLILAEIRAKKLIALALASSGIAATLMEGGRTAHSALQLPLNIAEQQFPVCKISGKSGRGQILKQAKIIIWDECTMAHKKFIEAMDRTLQELRKNSEIMGGALLILSGDFRQTLPVIPKSTSAAEINACLKKSHLWPQVQILQLTKNMRVELSRDETTAQFAKILLQIGEGTYPTDQTTGLIELNSDFCNIATTEDELIDKIYPNIIQNYTNAEWLFQRAILATKNNIVDDINFNILKKIPGEEKIYKSIDTMISLLRSSRITASLSKNVLKTPVGDL; encoded by the exons ATGCCCAGACGTAAGAGAGGAGGAGATTTGGCCAGTTCTGCAGCGAAAcggcgaaaaaaaaaagaatctcgAAGAAATGAAACGGAAGAAGAGCACGAAGCACGTTTACAGAATCAACGGACCAGAATGAGTAACCTGAGAAGCACAAGAAGCGAAGAAAGAACAGCAAATAAAAGTACTGAAGAGTCgagaattttaaaagataatctaACAAAGGAAGCATTCCACTACGAACCgacgaaaaaatattacaatcatAAATACGTTGTTATTGGAAAAATGAATAACGTTTGCCAGTTTTGCCATgcaaaaaaattcagtaaagaAACACCAGGTCTCTGTTGCATGAATGGAAAAATTCGATTACCACCAATTGAAGCACCTCCGCAGGAATTTCTGCATTACATGCTCGGGGAAACACTAGAATCAAAACACTTTCTCCAAAATATAAGATCATATAACTCCTGCTTTCAAATGACTTCTTTCGGTGCTACTTCGACTAACACTAATAGAAATGAATTtgaatatgtattttcaattcaagggcaaatttatcacaaaatagGATCGTTACTGCCAATGTCTAACGAAGACCATAAATTTCTACAAGTATATTTCATCGGAAATGAAGAACAAGAAATTGATCAACGATGCACAAATTTTAATGGACTGAGACGCGAAATAATCCAAGATGTACAGAGGATCTTACACAAGTATAATCAACtgatttatatattcaaaacaacATTAGACCGCATGATTTCTGATGactataaaattgtaattcgAGCCGATAAAAGACCACGTGGAGAACACGAACGCAGATTTAATGCACCTCAGGTAGATGAAGTCGCCATTGTAGTTGTGGATAATGAAAATACAAGCCGTGACATAATTGTACATCGAAGAAGAAAAGGACTACAACGCATTGCAGAGACACACCGTTCATATGATGCTCTTCAATATCCGTTAATATTTCTGCACGGAGAGGACGGATaccatttcaatataaaacaaattcatcCTGAAACAGGcatagaaacaaacaaaaaagtcacTTCTAAGGAGTTCTATGCTTACCGCTTAATGATCAGAGACAATGAAACATATAATCACATACTCAACACTCGCCGTTTATTCCAACAATTTCTGGTAGATATGTACGCAAAAATAGAAGCAGAACGGATGCTTTACATAAGATTGAATCAGAAAAAACTACGCACAGAAGAATACATCCACCTTCGAGACGCGATCATGAATGACGGCAATATTGACGATATTGGAACAATGGTAATCTTACCCTCATCATACATAGGAAGTCCAAGACATATGCACGAATATACACAAGATGCCATGACCTACGTAAGAAAATATGGACGACCTGATCtctttataacatttacatgcaATTCATCATGGCCAGAGATCAAAGAACAACTAAAATACGGACAAACCTCCATAGATCGACACGATATAATAGCCCGAGTTTTTCGACAAAAACAAATACGATTTATTGAAGTCATCACAAAATATCACATCTTTGGAACTGTTATTTCATGGATGTATACAATTGAGTGGCAAAAACGAGGATTACCTCACTCACACAATCTCATATGGCTACACGATAAAATTTATCCCACGGATATCGACAAAATCATCCGAGCTGAATTTCCTGATCCACAAAAAGATCCGGAGCTTTACAACATAGTAGTGAAAAACATGATTCACGGACCATGTGGATCATTAAATTTCAATGCGCCATGCATGAGTGATGGAAAATGTacgaaaaaatatccaaaaccGTACTTGGACGATACCAAAACTGAAGATGACGGCTATCCCAAATATAGAAGACGATCACCGAAAAACGGTGGCTTCACAGCAAAAATACGAATACAAGGCAGAGACGAACTGGAAATAGATAATCAATGGGTAGTACCGTATAATCCACTACTTTCCAAAATGTTCCAAGCACATATAAACGTTGAATACTGCAATTCagtaaaatctattaaatatatatgtaagtaCGTAAACAAAGGTAGTGATATGGCAGTATTTCAAATAGTCCAAAATAGCGAACAAAATAACAGAAATGATGAGATCCTCATGTACCAAATGGGAAGATACATCAACAGTAACGAAGCAGCGTGGAGGATTTTTAGTTTTCCCATACATGAACGCGAACCAGCTGTGCAACATCTAGCAGTACATTTGGAGAATGGACAGAGAGTTTACTTCACAAAAGACTCGGCTAGAAAAATTGCAAGCGAACCACCTCAGAACACAACATTAACAGCTTTCTTCCAACTGTGTCAAACAGATCCATTCGCCAGAAAGTTATTGTATGTCGACGTCCCTATTTATTATACGTGGGACAAAACAAGGAAAATTTTTCAACGTCGGAAACAAGGAATGCCAGAGGAGAGTCATCCAGAAATCATAAAAACTAACGCAATAGGTCGAGTATTCACTGTACATCCAAACAATGCCGAATGTTTTTATCTCCGGATGTTGTTACACGAAATACGGGGACCAACAAGTTTTACAGATCTCAGGACCGTTAATGGCTACCTATGCCAGACTTACAGAGAAGCATGTCAACGCTTAGGATTATTGGAAAACGACAACCACTGGGAATTAACACTACAAGAAGCCACACTCACAGCTTCAGCTGAACAAATTCGAGAGTTATTCGctataatattaacaacatGTAACCCATCAAACCCAAAACAGCTATGGGACTCTTTCAAAAGGAGTATGAGTGATGATATATTGTACCAAGTCCAACAAGCTAATCCTGAACTGACTATAGAATTCAATGACGAGATCTTCAATGAAACACTCATTCGCTTAGAAGATAAATGTTTAGCAATAAATAATCAGGCCTTAGTAGAACTTGGAATGCCAGCACCACAAAGAAATGCTTTTAGTGTGCTAAACTACGAAATTATGAAGGAAAAAAGTTACAACATCATTGAACTACTTGAATACATTGCTCACAACAAACCACTTCTCAATGacaatcaaaaaaaagtttacgacGTTATAATGAGCCggataaataacaatattggtGGAATTATTTACTTGGACGCACCAGGAGGCACTGGTAAAACGTTTCTCATAAATCTAATACTGGCGGAAATACGTGCTAAAAAACTCATCGCACTGGCACTAGCATCATCTGGCATTGCAGCCACACTTATGGAAGGAGGACGAACTGCCCATTCTGCCTTACAACTACCATTGAATATAGCCGAACAACAATTCCCGGTATGTAAAATTTCAGGAAAATCTGGACGtggtcaaattttaaaacaagctAAAATTATCATCTGGGATGAATGCACCATGgcccataaaaaatttatagaagccATGGACAGAACATTACAAGAATTGCGAAAAAACTCTGAAATAATGGGAGGAGCTCTACTCATACTCTCAGGAGATTTTCGACAAACACTTCCAGTTATTCCCAAGTCAACATCAGCAGCCGAGATCAATGCATGCTTGAAAAAATCACATCTCTGGCCACAAGTACAAATACTgcaattaacaaaaaacatgAGAGTTGAATTATCAAGAGATGAAACAACAGCACAATTTGctaaaatacttttacaaaTCGGCGAAGGTACATATCCTACTGACCAAACGACCGGCCTCATTGAACTTAATAGTGATTTCTGTAATATAGCCACTACTGAAGACGAACTAATCGacaaaatttatccaaatattATTCAGAATTATACTAATGCAGAGTGGTTATTTCAAAGAGCAATTTTGgccactaaaaataatattgttgacgatatcaattttaatattctaaagaAAATACCTGGTGaagagaaaatatataaatcgatCGACACGATG ATCAGTTTATTAAGATCATCAAGAATAACTGCAAGTTTATCcaagaatgttttaaaaactcCTGTTGGTGATCTGTAG